The proteins below come from a single Petrotoga sp. 9PW.55.5.1 genomic window:
- a CDS encoding glycosyltransferase gives MRILFLNPQGNFDKNDSHLTEHPDFGGQLIYVKEVSKELAKMNVFVDIITRKIVDPDWQEFASSIDYYDESRNPRIVRVPFGGEGFLNKEKLWPYLEEYVNKIIELYKKDEITFVTCHYGDGGYSGVLLKSKTGLNFSFTGHSLGAQKLDKLNVNLNNFEDIDREYHFSQRISAERLSIKYASKIIVSTSMERFEQYSHPLYKDISEVENENKYKVIPPGVNTEIFNDNLNELDEETLTQIEIKINGLKKPFIILSSRLDEKKNHIMVVKAYSQSKELQDKANLAIFLRGIADPFKEIENLSIKEKNILEPILTEVEKAKIKDKVFFFDLRSQKALATAYKYFSRMNSVFVLPSFYEPFGLAPIEAGACGLSVVATKNGGPSEIFADGSGNLFDPFNTEDIANAIIEGLNNFDYYSKKVKKRVLNNYTWKNTAKGYLEVIEEAIKTPKFKVNESIKLDAKDLILNYLKSKL, from the coding sequence ATGAGAATTTTATTTTTAAATCCTCAAGGGAATTTCGATAAGAATGATTCCCACTTAACTGAACACCCTGATTTTGGAGGGCAATTGATTTACGTTAAAGAAGTATCAAAAGAATTGGCAAAAATGAATGTCTTTGTAGATATAATTACTCGCAAAATCGTCGATCCAGATTGGCAAGAGTTTGCTTCTTCTATCGATTACTACGATGAGAGTAGAAATCCTCGAATTGTAAGGGTACCTTTTGGAGGAGAGGGATTTTTGAATAAAGAAAAATTATGGCCTTATTTAGAGGAGTATGTTAATAAAATTATTGAGCTGTACAAAAAAGATGAGATTACTTTTGTTACATGTCATTACGGAGATGGGGGTTATTCCGGAGTCTTACTGAAATCAAAAACCGGATTAAATTTTTCTTTTACTGGGCATTCTTTAGGTGCTCAAAAATTAGATAAATTAAATGTTAATTTGAATAATTTCGAGGATATAGACAGAGAATATCACTTTTCTCAAAGAATTTCAGCTGAAAGATTATCTATTAAGTATGCTAGTAAAATTATTGTTTCAACTTCGATGGAAAGATTCGAACAGTATTCACATCCTTTATATAAAGATATTTCAGAAGTTGAGAATGAGAATAAATATAAAGTTATTCCTCCTGGAGTTAATACCGAAATTTTTAATGATAATTTAAATGAACTAGATGAAGAAACTTTAACTCAAATAGAAATTAAAATAAATGGATTAAAAAAACCCTTTATTATTCTGTCAAGTCGATTGGATGAAAAAAAGAATCACATTATGGTAGTTAAAGCCTATTCTCAATCTAAAGAATTACAAGATAAAGCCAATTTAGCCATTTTTTTAAGAGGAATAGCTGATCCTTTTAAAGAAATAGAAAATTTATCAATAAAAGAAAAAAATATCTTGGAACCAATTTTAACAGAAGTTGAGAAAGCAAAAATAAAAGATAAAGTTTTTTTCTTTGATCTTAGATCTCAAAAAGCTTTAGCTACAGCTTATAAATATTTTTCAAGAATGAATTCTGTTTTTGTTCTACCTTCTTTTTATGAACCTTTTGGGCTTGCTCCTATTGAAGCAGGAGCCTGCGGACTTTCTGTTGTTGCAACCAAAAATGGAGGGCCTAGTGAGATATTTGCCGACGGTTCAGGAAATTTATTCGATCCATTTAATACAGAAGATATTGCAAACGCTATAATAGAAGGGTTGAATAATTTTGATTACTACTCTAAAAAGGTCAAAAAGAGAGTTTTAAATAATTATACTTGGAAGAATACTGCAAAAGGATATTTAGAAGTTATAGAAGAAGCCATAAAGACGCCGAAATTTAAAGTAAATGAATCAATTAAACTAGACGCTAAGGACTTGATATTAAATTATTTAAAAAGTAAATTATAA
- the sat gene encoding sulfate adenylyltransferase, producing MISPHGEKLINRIVEGEEKKELLKKASQLKSIDVSYFDLSELENIATGLFSPLEGFMTEEDYNNVLDEMRLKDGTVWPIPIVLSVKKETADEMKIGEDILIKNQENGKEYAILHLKDKYLRRKEEEALKVYKTKEIEHPGVKFLYEQGDIALGGEITLLNRIEHENFKEYRLEPKDTRKIFQEKGWRTIVAFQTRNPIHRAHEYLQKTALEIVDGLFINPLVGKTQKEDIPSEVRMRSYKVILDKYYPKNRVLLSVFPVNMRYAGPKEAIFHAICRKNYGCTHFIVGRDHAGVGNYYGTYEAQEIFDQFTPEEIGIVPLKFEHSFYCKKCENMATSKTCPHGNEDHVFLSGTKVREMLSKGEKPPKEFTRPEVAEILMEFYRS from the coding sequence ATGATTTCACCCCACGGAGAAAAATTGATAAACAGAATAGTAGAAGGTGAAGAAAAAAAAGAGTTATTAAAAAAAGCTAGTCAATTGAAAAGTATAGATGTATCGTACTTTGATTTGTCTGAATTAGAAAATATAGCAACCGGTTTGTTCAGCCCTTTAGAAGGTTTTATGACTGAAGAAGATTATAATAACGTACTAGACGAAATGAGATTAAAAGATGGAACAGTATGGCCCATACCTATTGTATTATCAGTAAAAAAAGAGACAGCAGATGAGATGAAAATCGGAGAAGATATCTTGATAAAAAATCAGGAAAATGGAAAAGAATATGCAATACTCCATCTTAAAGATAAATATTTAAGAAGAAAAGAAGAAGAGGCCTTAAAAGTATATAAAACAAAAGAAATAGAACATCCAGGTGTAAAATTTCTATACGAACAAGGAGATATCGCTTTAGGAGGAGAAATTACACTATTAAATAGAATAGAACATGAAAATTTTAAAGAATACAGATTAGAACCAAAAGACACGAGGAAAATATTCCAAGAAAAAGGATGGAGAACGATAGTTGCTTTCCAAACAAGAAACCCCATACACAGAGCGCATGAATATCTTCAAAAAACTGCACTTGAAATAGTAGATGGACTATTCATAAATCCATTAGTTGGGAAAACCCAAAAGGAAGATATCCCATCTGAGGTTCGAATGAGATCTTACAAGGTAATACTTGATAAATATTACCCTAAAAACAGGGTTTTATTAAGTGTATTTCCAGTAAATATGAGATACGCTGGTCCAAAAGAAGCTATCTTTCATGCGATATGTAGAAAAAATTATGGATGTACACATTTTATCGTAGGTAGGGATCATGCAGGTGTTGGAAATTATTATGGAACATACGAAGCACAAGAAATATTTGATCAATTTACTCCTGAAGAAATCGGTATAGTGCCTCTTAAGTTTGAACATTCCTTTTATTGCAAAAAATGTGAAAATATGGCAACCTCAAAAACATGCCCACATGGAAATGAAGATCATGTATTCTTGAGCGGAACTAAAGTACGTGAAATGCTTTCAAAAGGAGAAAAGCCACCTAAAGAATTTACAAGACCAGAAGTTGCAGAAATACTAATGGAGTTTTATAGAAGTTAG
- a CDS encoding phospholipase D-like domain-containing protein, translating to MHITINKKTISLLLIIVLISGKIFSYELFFSGEELLFFLNQKLNSSKSIKLVSFSLDNTISDGISKINHEIFLEKDGGYSGDIPLSITYDKNYDGYLHQKFIIFDNNSILFGTGNFTKSGLKEDFNIFIYTEDMNIVAVFLKEFSNFRNGKFGNNKKIVKENLRNTDMGNIEIITGPSEEIYKTVLKKVSTAKESIKLFSYSFTDPYFIQKLEKLSSKNICIQIISDDWNKIYNSPLIFMMGIDIKYRNDIHAKCLTIDNEITIIGSYNLTYRAREKNDEVVVIINNRGIADTINAKFDLLWQE from the coding sequence TTGCATATTACAATTAACAAAAAAACGATTTCTCTGTTATTAATTATCGTGCTTATATCTGGAAAGATATTTTCCTATGAATTATTTTTTTCAGGGGAAGAGTTGTTATTTTTCTTAAATCAAAAGCTAAATAGTAGTAAATCTATTAAATTAGTATCCTTCAGTTTAGATAACACAATAAGTGATGGAATTTCAAAAATCAACCATGAAATTTTTTTAGAAAAAGATGGTGGATATTCTGGGGATATTCCATTGTCAATTACATACGATAAAAATTACGATGGGTACTTGCATCAAAAGTTTATAATTTTTGATAATAATTCTATTTTATTTGGAACCGGAAACTTTACAAAAAGTGGGTTAAAAGAAGACTTCAATATTTTTATATATACAGAAGATATGAATATTGTAGCAGTTTTTCTAAAAGAGTTTTCTAATTTTAGAAATGGAAAATTTGGAAATAATAAAAAAATAGTTAAAGAAAATTTAAGAAACACCGATATGGGTAATATAGAAATTATAACAGGACCGTCAGAAGAGATATATAAAACTGTATTAAAGAAGGTTTCAACAGCAAAGGAATCTATAAAACTATTTTCTTATTCATTTACCGATCCCTATTTTATTCAAAAACTGGAAAAATTATCTTCTAAAAACATTTGTATACAAATCATTTCAGATGATTGGAATAAGATTTATAACTCTCCTCTTATATTTATGATGGGAATAGATATTAAATATCGAAATGATATTCATGCAAAATGTTTAACAATAGATAATGAAATAACTATTATAGGAAGTTATAATCTTACTTATAGAGCCAGAGAAAAAAATGATGAAGTAGTTGTAATAATAAATAATAGAGGGATTGCAGACACAATAAATGCGAAATTTGATTTATTATGGCAAGAATGA
- a CDS encoding DNA repair protein RecN, whose protein sequence is MILKGYLKAGEQMLHSLSIKNFGLFKKANVDFDSNFSTITGESGTGKSMFLNALRIFLTGNVPQNLKNLNGSVSAFFTVNDFIAEMVEDYVPLENNELILAVNFTPKKTLFRLNDTIVPKNIVQEISKYLLEVHSQDSNIALRDDNYQNSLIFKILREKFPNFFIEYDEVYQEYLNLKRKFENLPTDKTDIFRNIDILNYQIKEIEEANFKPNEDDELSSRFKTLNNIEEIREKLIESLYLLKEDDKSIDLQIGEVVYNLSKIIDYGFKEEHSLALFIQEQLTELFDLLQIKVENLESDPEELERISNRLNIIMELKRKYGPSLEDVLTNLEKYKSQKNMLEEIKKDFHELEPKLNQLKNKLMNLSDNLIDQTKPFLDVLKKNVEENLKDLNMENCKIDWKIKKLNAPQKDAAHKIVFLLKTNPKSDFLPLAEVASGGELSRIILALEIVLGKNHPIDTMVFDEIDSGVGPRMADIVGKKLSDLSQNKQIIVITHMPQVATLANEHFKIIKSVDNEAISAIIKLSEKEKLNEIKEMYGNIVY, encoded by the coding sequence ATGATACTGAAAGGGTATCTCAAGGCTGGTGAGCAGATGTTACATTCTTTGTCTATAAAAAACTTTGGCCTTTTTAAAAAAGCAAACGTTGATTTTGATTCCAACTTTTCTACGATTACAGGAGAGTCTGGAACGGGCAAATCAATGTTTTTAAATGCCTTAAGAATATTTTTGACAGGAAATGTTCCCCAGAATCTTAAGAATTTAAATGGTTCTGTTTCTGCTTTTTTTACGGTTAATGATTTCATTGCAGAAATGGTGGAGGATTACGTTCCTTTAGAAAACAATGAATTGATTTTAGCTGTAAATTTCACTCCTAAAAAGACCCTTTTTAGATTAAACGATACAATAGTTCCGAAAAATATCGTTCAAGAGATTTCAAAATATCTTTTAGAAGTTCATTCACAAGATTCTAACATAGCTTTAAGAGATGATAATTATCAAAATTCTTTGATATTTAAAATATTAAGAGAAAAATTCCCGAATTTTTTTATAGAATATGATGAAGTTTATCAAGAATATTTAAATTTGAAAAGAAAGTTTGAAAATCTTCCTACAGATAAAACTGATATTTTCAGAAATATTGATATTCTAAATTATCAAATAAAAGAAATAGAAGAAGCAAATTTTAAACCTAACGAAGATGATGAACTTTCTTCTCGTTTTAAAACTCTAAACAATATAGAAGAAATAAGAGAGAAATTAATAGAATCACTATACCTTCTTAAAGAGGATGATAAGTCAATAGACCTGCAGATTGGTGAGGTAGTTTATAATTTATCTAAAATTATCGATTATGGTTTTAAAGAAGAACATTCTTTGGCTTTATTTATTCAAGAACAGCTAACTGAATTATTTGATCTGTTGCAGATTAAAGTGGAGAATTTAGAAAGTGACCCAGAAGAGCTTGAAAGGATCAGTAATCGATTAAATATAATAATGGAGCTAAAAAGAAAATATGGGCCTTCTTTAGAAGATGTTTTAACCAATCTAGAAAAATACAAATCACAAAAAAATATGTTAGAAGAAATAAAAAAAGATTTTCACGAATTAGAACCAAAGTTGAACCAGCTAAAAAATAAGTTGATGAATTTAAGCGATAACTTAATAGATCAAACAAAACCTTTTCTTGATGTGCTTAAAAAAAATGTAGAGGAAAATCTTAAAGATTTAAATATGGAAAATTGTAAGATTGATTGGAAAATAAAAAAATTAAATGCTCCTCAAAAAGATGCAGCTCACAAAATTGTATTTTTACTAAAAACTAACCCAAAAAGTGATTTTTTACCACTTGCTGAAGTTGCCTCAGGTGGAGAGTTATCTAGAATTATCTTAGCTTTAGAAATAGTATTAGGAAAAAATCATCCTATAGACACAATGGTTTTTGATGAAATAGATTCGGGAGTAGGACCGAGAATGGCAGATATAGTTGGGAAAAAATTAAGTGATTTATCTCAAAACAAACAAATTATTGTCATCACACATATGCCTCAAGTTGCTACTTTAGCAAATGAACATTTCAAAATAATTAAATCAGTTGACAATGAGGCAATTTCAGCTATAATAAAACTATCTGAAAAAGAAAAATTAAATGAAATTAAAGAAATGTATGGAAATATAGTTTATTGA
- a CDS encoding NAD+ synthase, with protein MKIRVAISQIDSYVGNYAINLQKIKGYITEAASNNADIVVFPELALNGYPPEDLILKTQFLRDSLNCIEKIRDFSRSKDIIIILGGIDWDVESYNTAFIIYKGKMYGNYKKMFLPNYSVFDEKRYFSAGRSPYIMEIDKVKVGITICEDLWVPNGPAISLAQNGASIIINLSASPFYKERNKTRFEMLKTRASELSSWIIYCNLVGGQDEIVFDGGSVVVNPYGEIEFNAPYFEEGLYFVDIDPLEATRANLREGKRKHYNESVYFEKVNVINIEKRIQDKLPLNKNNFYNPDVYEQLYLAIKIGIKDYLSKNGFEKVVLGLSGGIDSSLVAAIASDSIGPKNVLGLIMPSKFSSKSSVDDAVELAKNLDIDYKIIPITDIYESYISELSESFQEKDEDKTEENIQARIRGNIVMAFSNKFNYLALACGNKSEAATGYATLYGDMAGGFSPIKDLYKTDLYKVANKFNEIHNKKIITKSILEKAPSAELRPNQKDEDTLPPYSLLDQILFKYIDREMSYDELLQEGYDEEILKYVINLVNKNEYKRRQSAPGIKLTERSLGKDRRMPITNGYVPW; from the coding sequence ATGAAAATTAGAGTTGCTATATCTCAGATTGATTCTTATGTTGGAAATTATGCAATAAATCTTCAAAAAATTAAAGGTTATATTACAGAGGCAGCATCTAATAATGCAGATATTGTTGTTTTTCCAGAGTTAGCATTAAATGGTTATCCTCCTGAAGATTTGATATTAAAGACACAATTTTTACGTGATTCTCTAAACTGCATTGAGAAAATAAGAGATTTCAGTAGATCGAAAGATATAATTATAATTTTAGGTGGCATAGATTGGGATGTAGAGTCGTATAATACAGCTTTTATTATATACAAAGGGAAAATGTATGGCAATTACAAGAAGATGTTTTTGCCAAATTATTCCGTATTTGACGAAAAAAGATATTTCTCAGCTGGCAGATCTCCTTATATTATGGAAATTGATAAAGTTAAAGTAGGGATAACGATATGTGAAGACTTATGGGTTCCAAACGGGCCAGCAATTTCTTTAGCCCAAAATGGGGCAAGCATAATAATTAATCTTTCTGCTTCTCCTTTTTATAAAGAAAGAAACAAAACAAGGTTTGAGATGCTTAAAACTAGGGCTTCTGAATTATCGAGCTGGATAATTTACTGTAACCTAGTTGGAGGGCAAGATGAAATTGTTTTTGATGGAGGAAGCGTTGTCGTAAACCCCTATGGAGAAATTGAGTTTAACGCTCCTTATTTTGAAGAGGGATTGTATTTTGTTGACATAGATCCACTAGAAGCAACGAGGGCAAACTTAAGAGAAGGTAAAAGGAAACACTATAATGAAAGCGTTTACTTTGAAAAAGTTAACGTAATAAATATTGAAAAAAGAATACAAGATAAACTCCCCTTAAATAAAAATAATTTTTACAATCCAGATGTTTATGAACAATTATATTTAGCAATAAAAATAGGAATTAAAGATTATCTATCAAAAAATGGATTTGAAAAAGTTGTGTTAGGCTTGAGCGGAGGTATAGATTCTTCCTTAGTGGCAGCTATTGCAAGTGATTCTATAGGACCTAAAAATGTACTGGGACTCATAATGCCTTCAAAATTCTCTTCAAAATCGAGTGTTGATGATGCAGTAGAACTAGCGAAAAACTTAGATATAGATTATAAAATAATTCCTATAACAGATATTTATGAATCATATATTAGTGAATTAAGTGAAAGTTTCCAAGAAAAAGATGAAGATAAGACAGAAGAAAATATACAAGCTAGGATTAGGGGAAACATTGTCATGGCTTTTTCAAATAAATTTAACTATTTAGCATTAGCTTGTGGGAATAAAAGTGAAGCAGCTACTGGCTATGCAACATTATATGGAGACATGGCTGGTGGATTTTCCCCGATTAAAGACTTATATAAAACTGATTTATACAAGGTTGCTAACAAATTCAACGAAATACATAACAAAAAGATAATTACAAAATCTATATTAGAAAAGGCACCTTCTGCAGAACTTAGACCTAATCAAAAGGATGAAGATACCTTGCCTCCTTATTCATTATTAGATCAAATTTTGTTTAAATATATAGATAGAGAAATGTCGTATGATGAGCTTTTACAAGAAGGATATGATGAAGAAATTCTAAAATATGTCATAAATTTAGTCAATAAAAATGAATACAAAAGACGGCAATCAGCTCCTGGCATCAAATTAACAGAAAGAAGCTTAGGCAAGGACAGGCGAATGCCAATTACTAATGGTTACGTCCCTTGGTAG